Part of the Hippoglossus stenolepis isolate QCI-W04-F060 chromosome 4, HSTE1.2, whole genome shotgun sequence genome is shown below.
TCCAAGCCATCCGTTTTTCCATCTTTGTACACAAGTGTCCTTTGTGTAACTTCTCCAAATCTGATAATCTGAGCTGTTTGCAGTTCTGCCATAGATTCACAGGTAAACTCACAGTAAACTGCACAATTGAAACCGTAGTAAGGACGTTTAGCGACCCCCTGTGGTAGATGcgagaaacaacagcagcttgtGGAACAGAtgatttcactttctgttttggTTGAACTAAAACACGCAGAACAAAACTCCAACTCCTGCTGTGGATCTTTAAGTGTTTGTGTCGGTGGataacaggaggaaaaaaacacgcGCCTCCATGGACAACACGAACGGAACACGCACCTGCGGCCTGTGGTGAGAGTTCACTTCAGAATTCACACCAAACTGCATTTAGaaatctctgtgtttgtggttgtttcGATCACTGGCAGGTGATTATACAGACTATAGGACGTAAACCAAAATGGACGTTTTAGCAGTGGTTGGGGTCACAGTTCTGTTTATGAGTGCTCACAAACTCCTGCTGGTACCATCATGTTAAATCGATGTGTGTAAGAAATTGAGGGGAGAAGTGTAAATCCCAACAGTGTGCATGTGAAGATCTGATTAGAAAGAAATACAAAGTGTTTTACTGGAGTTTACCATACGTGTTTCCATAAGAAAGCATCAAGGATCATGCTCAGTGTCCTTTCACTTTCAGATTACCTTTTTATCTAACTTGAACTTTTCAAGCAGCTTAGTTTTGACCACAGTggacatataaatatataaatcgAATAAAACATCTTATTGGAGCCATACAATGTGAcacattatttcagtttttcatacAGGTCCTAAAacactgatggaaaaaaataatgctGAGAAACAAAATTACTGTCCCCTGaattatgttgtgttttgtgaccCTCAGCAACTGTGACTTATTAATCCCTTTTTTGAATGAATCCTGTAGAAGTAGGTTTAAGAGTAAACTTATTATCCTCTTTCCACTGGGGAAAGAAAAACCTTATTCCTTACATTGTTTTAGGTAAACACTACATTCAGTGCtatatgttttgtttaaatacaatttCCCCATTGACATTCTCCTACTTTCTTCAAGCCACAAAGAGGTTGCAGAGGCCAACTTCGCTCTGCACGAGACGCACTGCAGTCGCTTCCTATGTCTCTGTCCTGACTGTGATGAGGCAGTTCCTAAAGAGCAACTGAgccaacacagagaggaagagcacactccggtacacacacacacactcacactcacacacagacgcagacaaGATACACTACACTGTAGGTTTacagctctgtttgtttgcagacaAGATGCTCCAAGTGTCACCAAAAGATGGAGCGTTGTCGCCTCCAGGATCACGAGGTGAGTCCGTTGTCACTGCAGGCTGGACATAGGGAGTAGTATACTGTTGCACATAATTATTTGTCCTGTCCCTGTTTGTCGTCAGCCCCCGTCCAATAATGtaacagaaatgtatttttagcaGAAAGTCAACATTACAAAGATGTCTATGTTTACCAGGCAGAGAGAGTGTGAAGAAAGATGGAttgtgttgcattatgggaaaaaGTaggatgcaatgttttttttttagtttaggACACACTAGTGATTAAATACAGGATGTATCTGGATGTTTTTAGATCTTTTCAAGATGTTGTTATTTCCACTTTGCTACAAATCCCTGAAATATTGATGCTCAGTGTCGCCCCCTGATTTTCTTCCATAGTAGAGAAGCCTGTAAAAGAGCAACACTTTTGTCGTAAGTGTTCGATACAGTATTTGCCAAATGTCTATTTATTCGCCTGACTCTGCTCTTCCCTGTCTCCCAGTCTGATGAGTGTGTCGAGCGGCTGCAGGCCTGTCAGTTCTGTGATCTGGAGCTGCCGTGGAAGCAGCTAGAAGAACATTGTCTGGTGTGTGGGAGTCGCACCGAGCTCTGCAGGGACTGCAGCCGCTACGTCAGACTGAGGGACCAGCCGGAGCACGCCTCGACCTGCCCGGCTGCTGGCAATGATGCaagtcctcctcaaactgcCAGCATTCCAACAAATGAGAGTAAGGGGATACAGGGTTGGGCACAGATTTACAGCCACAATATGGTTTACACATTTCAAACAGCCACCATCTCCTGTAATTAACTCTTGCTCATTTTCTCACCACTGCAAAAGTAACAATTACCTGCAGCGGATGCATGGGATTTTTTTCTGCTGAGGACATAGAGAAACATGAGGTACAAGCTCTTTTCTTCTTAGCATTTCTCTTATAAATTATGGGCACAGTTCTTCAAGCTTAACATAGGTTCTGTGGAATATTAAAAAATCTTGAAAATGATGAAATCCTGTAAGAATGAGTGGGAATTATGTCATACAGATCTGacaaatgaatgcaaaaaaTGAGGTTGTGTGACGTTTGAAATTGTGTTATATGATGACCTGCAAATTTGACTAAAATTTTAATTGATGTTGGTTATACTTTGTGAAAAATCTTATTTCTGAATACTTTCTAAAACTGTGTTATTATAGAAATTTTTGGGTCAATTTGTTGTCAACATCTAACAAATGGTGAAGCGGCTGTTGCTTTACATAATGATAGCATTTAGCTAAA
Proteins encoded:
- the xaf1 gene encoding XIAP-associated factor 1; amino-acid sequence: MDNTNGTRTCGLCHKEVAEANFALHETHCSRFLCLCPDCDEAVPKEQLSQHREEEHTPTRCSKCHQKMERCRLQDHESDECVERLQACQFCDLELPWKQLEEHCLVCGSRTELCRDCSRYVRLRDQPEHASTCPAAGNDASPPQTASIPTNEITITCSGCMGFFSAEDIEKHELECFSASGWDYSGKEKKEHEKEEREHEEDKEEEEELPGQVTTPQLSSIYKAASLSNTHHSGPLSEGDQDQISICPHCHLALPLFTLRRHQAKCQIYIQLK